The genomic segment CTATGTTATTTGTTTAAGTTGGGTTTTATTGAGATACAATAATATACTGCTTCTGGAATTCAATTGTTTTGATTTTTCAACCATAAACACATCTTCCTCCAAATAAGTTGCAATTATAGAATATTTTTTTCTGAAAGGAATATGGTTGGGTGATTTTTAGACTTGGGTGTTGGAAAGTGATAATGGATTGATTAATATTTATAGTTCTATGGAAATTCTTACTTTACCACCATGACCTTTCTCTACAAATTCCAATAATGTACTTAAAGAGATGTTGCTATCATCATTCTCTACACGAGAGATATAAGTTCTCTTCTTTTCAATTATTTTTGTAAGATCTTCCTGCTATATACCACAACGTTTCTGCGGTAAAATTGTCTGTTAAAATAAAAAACAAAAAAACATTATTTCTTGGTATGTTCCTTCATTGCCTGATTAAGCTGTGCAGATTTAATACTCAAATAGTACATTAGTGCATTATTAATTAGCTCATCTTGATCGATTTTTAAATAGTCTGATAAAATTTTAATTCGTTTTAAAACTCTTGGATCTATCTGAAAGCTACCATTTGTTGAATTTTCAACCTTACCACTTTGGGTATTAACTTTTGTAATTTCTAAGGGTTTTTCAGGTTCAGCTTCCTTTATAAAATGAGTATTAGAAAGAAGTGCTTTCTGAATATCGTCAATTGTAAGTTTATTTCTTGCCATATTTATTAATCAATTCGTTTGCAAAATCCATGTAATCCTCAGCTCCCCTGCTCTTAGGGGCATACTCAAATATAGACTGCTTAAAGGCACCCGATTCCATTAAAGAAATATCCTGACGGATATATGTGCTAAACAGTTTGTCTTTAAAATGTTCATTGATCGTTAAGTTTGTAATTACAGCCTGACTAAACTTTGTACGAGTAGCCAATTTTACAAAAAGAATACCTGCAAGCTGCAATGAAGGGTTCATGCGTTTTTGAATCTTTTCGGATACAGACATAATTCTATCAAGACCAATAAATGCAAAATTTTCAGCCTGCATTGGCACAATAAAATAATCGGCTGCTACCAGCGAGTTTATTGATAAAGTCCCTAAGCTTGGTGGACAATCAATTAGAATATAATCATATTCATCCAAAATTTTCTCGAGTTTCTCTTTGAGTATGTACTCTCTACCAGGCTCACTGCTTATTAAAAATTCTGCTTCGAGAAGTTTATCGGAAGCGGGGAGTAAAAATATCTCTTCATGTTGTTTTACTGATTGATTTACTGAGCATTTGCCGAGAAATAAATCACATATAGTGTTCTCTGCACCCCATAATCCTAATGCGGATGTTAGATTACATTGGCTATCCAGATCAATAAGTAAAACTCTTTTTTTCTTTTTGGCTAACGCAGTTCCTAAATTAAGGACAGTAGTAGTTTTTCCTGTACCGCCCTTATTATTGAGAATAGAAAAGATTTTTGCCATAGAATCTTCTAATACAATTTAAGGTAATATAATAAAAAATTAAACAAGAAATTAACTGAGCTAATTTAATGAAAACAAGAATACAAATTTAGCATTTGTTGAGAACACCCGGGATTCACATAGTAAAAACCAATCCACTAATTGCGATACAGCACATTAGTCAACATAAAGAACTTGAGAACGAGTATTTAAGGAATTTTGTAGGGCACGTATTTAGTCATTTTGGAGAACTTAATACATTTAGAAATTACACTGATCATACTTGATAATTTTACTATGCAAGTGGGGAATCATGGGCGATGAACTGATGGGGATTGTTTTTAGAATGTTGAATAACTACCGATTAAAGAACGAGCGCTATTGTTTGAACGGTTGCTTCTAAATTGTCGGTTGGGAGCAAAGAACCGATTCTTTATCCTCCGATAAAAAGCAAACTAAGTTACTAAAAACATTGATATCAGCATATCAGCTCGTCTGAAATTTAGCGTGTGTTAGCGGCTATTATTTAAATTTTTCTAAAGTATTTTCTAGTCTTTTTATCAAATCATCATAAGTGATAATGTCCATAACATTGGCATATTTTCTCTTTATAATTTCTAAATCAAATAATTGACGTTTATGTAAATTATTGTCACGACCTAAAATTACAATGCCCTTTGGATTAGTTATTTGAATCTTCAAATTATTCGGTAACTCCGATTCATATTTAGTTGATAATTCTCTTTCTCCTTTTACTCCCCATTTATTTAAATGAAATAAATATTTTTCAACTTGCATTATTGTCCCTGATAATTCTTTTAAAGGAGTATAGTTATCTCGATAAGTATTAGATGTAATAACGCAATTGTCAAAAGGCTTCTTAATCTCAATAACATCAACATTTCCATTCGAATCAACTAACATTAAGTCAATATATCGGTTAGTAGTTTGTTCAATTTTAGTGTAAAAGTCTTTAATCATTACGTTTGAAAAACATCGAATATATTTTGGATAAAGTATCAAAATGATTTCCAATATTTGTGTTTGCCAATCACTCTCTGAATAACTATCGCTATTTTTAAGCATTTCTTTAAGAGTCTCGAGAATGAAAGTATATTTATCTAATTCATAACTTTTAATTGATGGTATTGTGCTTGTATTCGCAATTTTATTTCTTTTCTCTAGATATTTTTCAAAAGCTTTACCTGAATCTTTCACACCGTTTAAATATTGTGAAATTACATTGGTTATTCTGGAATCGGCATAATAGTTTAACTCAGTGTTTGTCGGGAATGAATTTATTACACGTTTAAATTCTGGTTCAGGGATCGCATTTTCTAATTCTCCACCAATAACTATTTGTTGTTTTGCAAGTTTTTCAAATTTTGACAATATTGAAACATTCTTGTTTACTATAAAATATTTGGTTGTTATTGAACAATTGATGTGGAACAATACATCATTGTCTGTCATAAGAATTTCCTTATATATTTTATAATAATCTCCTTCAGCATTTCCAATGATAAATTGCTTATTGTCATTATCAGATAAATTCTCTTCAGTTTGTACCAAATTCTCTTTGGATAGGCTAAATGTCCTTTTTATCGATATTTCTTCATCTTTATCAAAATCTTCATCAATCCAATCTGTTCCGTTATCTGGAGAATATTCTAATAAAATCTTATCTCCTTCCTTGTAAATAATTAATGACATAATTCAATTGTTAATTTCATTATAATTGCCTAACTCGTTTATAACCCAACCTTCTTTTGGGTTTATATATCAAAGTTAAATCTATTTTTTACATTTTATTAGAGGAGGTTTTAATTTTCTTGTTCGCTATTTGGAGTTAAGCGTTCCGAACTCTCCAAGAGTTCGGAACTCAATAAAGACAAATAAAAAAGGCCTTTGATTGCCAAAGACCTTTTCATCTTTTCCTTAAATGTTGGGCTATTTAATTCATTTGAAGGAATTTAATTATTTATGCATTTCTTGCATCATTTCATGATCTCTTTCCATGCGTTCCATGCCGGGATGTCTCATATGACCCCCTTTACCTCTCATCTCACGATGTGAGTTAAAGAATACTTTTTGCTCATCGGTTAAAAGGGAAGCAACATCCAACCTGTGATTAACCTTCATTTTCACAATCTTTCCTTGTAAAGTAGTTATCTCGTCAATGGTTTTATTGATAGCATCCCTGTCAACTTTTTCCATCGATTCTAGAGTTTTGAGGTGTGCTCTCTTCTCGTCAAGTTCATTCCTTAAAGGGGTTACCTCTTTGAGGTGTTTTGTCCTTAAGGTTTCAATTTTTGTTTTCTGATCGGCAGTTAGATTAGGAATCCGATGATCAATTCTTGCCGAATCCCTAAATTCTCTTGGTCCTCGTTGGGCGTAAGAATTTAAAGAGAATGATGTAATTAATACTGAAACCAACAGTACTAATAAACTTTTTGTAACAACTGTCTTTTTCATGTGTTTAAATTTTAATGTTAATTATATGACTATCCGTAATCATTACTATTCAAAATCAAACTACCAGTCATTTCTGCGAAAGCAGGAATCTATCCCTTTGATTAGATTCCGGGTCTTCGCCCGGAATGACAATGGATTGTGTTTTGCCTATTGGTATAAGAACGGATATGCGTATAATGATTGCTCTTGTTTGCTAGTGCTAAGTGTTTTGCATTCACTTAGGCTTGAATTGCGAATTCGCTGTTTTTTAGTTACTTTAATAGATTAGAAAAACACACGAAAAATCAACCTAATTTACCCCTATCCCTAAAGGGTGTAGGTTGATTTTTCTGCTTTCTCCCTTTGGGGTAAGGGGTGAAAAAGCAGAAAAATTAATTATAAAGTTAATCTATCAAAGTACAATTAATTAAAAATATCTACTCAATTTACTCCCTGCGTCTGCCTTCCCTATTACGATTTCTTTCACGTTCATTACGCTCATGCCTTTCCATGCGTTGAACTAATTTTTTGAAATTCATTTGCTGAGAGGTATTGCATTTGCTTCTAATTTCAAGGAGATGATCAATCATAACGTGCTTTTGCTCCTCCTGAAGTTTTCCAAATTTTGTTGCCAAATCTTTCAATTTGTCAATATCAGGTTTTTCTGATGTTATTTCGTCCATGATATTTTTGGAAATAACCCTTGATTCGTGCATTAATCGATCCGATTCTTTGTGAAAATTATGTCTTAAAGAATCGAATTGAATAATCTGCTCAGGTGTGAGCTGGAGCTGCTTTGCCACATATCTTCCCATTTGATTATTCTCTCGGGGTCTTTCTCTATACTCTCGCTCGAATCGGAAGAAATGGTAGCCCATAGTTCCAACAATGGCAAGAATAATGGCAGATTGAACTATAATAACAGCTACTAAGAATTTTGTTTTGCTAAAAAAGTTCATGGCTTTATGGGTGATTCGTTTGTAATAGTAACCAACTTGTATGGGTTGTTCTCAACCTCGGGCATATACTCATCCGCAAGTTGTTGATCCCATGTTTGTATTGTTGATGATAATTCGGTATAGCTGTTTTTATTATACAGTGTACCGATTAAAATCCCCAGTGCAATTCCCGCCGCAGCAAGGCTTACAATGGTTAGATATCTCAAAGATGCTCCTGCATTTGAGTTGCTTACTCGCTTGTTATCTATTTTAGCAAGAATTTTTGCTGACAAAAAGGGATTGCATTTGAATTCTGATTTCTCCAATTCTATTAAGTTGTAGGCATTCGATAGTTTATCCAAGGCCTCTCTGCAACCCTTACACCCATTTAAATGGTTGTTTAGCTCATTAGCCAACTCCTGATGGAGTTTTCCATCGAGAAGTAAAATAATTTGCTTTTGATAATCCTTGCAGCTCATATTCTGGCTATTTATTAGTTTGACAATTATCTTTATAAAAACTTGTGTCTTGTGGCATTATTTTTTATAGTAATTCGAAAGTAATTCTTGTAAGTTGACTTTTGCTCGGAATAGTAGCGATTCAACTGATGATATCGATAAATCCATTACTTCAGCAATTTCCTTGTATGATAAATCCTGATATTTACTTAGGATAAAAGCAATCTTTTGGTTTTTTGGGAGTTTATTAATTGCTGTTTTAAGCGTTTTATGTAACTCTGTTGTGTTTATTTTTCTATCGGCTTCATCTGAAATGCCTTGATCGGCTATTTCCAAGTTTTGAGGTTTGTCAGAACTTTCGAATATCGAGGCAAAGCTGCTAAAAATGTTTTCCCTTTTCTTCTTCCTAATATGGTTTAACGATTTATTTACTGCAATCCTATAAATCCATGTTGATAGTTTCGATTCGTGTCTAAATTCAGGTAGTGATTCAAAAAGTTCAATAAAAACCTCTTGAGTTAAATCTTCGGCATCAGCGTAATTGTTTACAAAACCTCTACACGTATTCACAACCAATTTCTGGTATTTATCCACGAGCAATGCGAATGCATTATGATCGTTGTGTTGGGTGATTTGTAGTATTAACTCCTGATCGCTCATTCCTGTTTTTTAAACGACTACTTTTACTTTTGACACATCTTTTAACCAATACTTGCGAATGCGTAGTAAAAAAGTGTTAAACAAGTAAACTCCTGACTTCTGTCTTCGGACTTCCATCTTCGGTCTTCTATCAATATCTTGCTTTATCCCTGCGCTCGAGCCATTTAATAAACATATAGTTGAGCGCGCCAATTATGATCATTCCTAGAAGGAAAAAAGGGTAGGAGAGTCGCCAGTTTTCGGGGTTGGTCATCATTGACCATTCGGACATGCCACCAATGCCTGCAAGTAGTGTTAGTGGCATAAAGATGGTTGATATCAATGTGAGGCGGCGAACGGATAAGTTTGTTTGGTTTGCACTTTTAGTTAGCCTGTTGTTCATCATGGAGACGTTCATTTCCAAAAGGCTCGAAACAATTTCACGGTAGGTTTCTGTTAGTTCAAAGAATTTTGATAGATGGTCGTATATATCACGGAAGTGATATATTGCACTATCGGAGATAAATGGGCAATCTTTTCGGCAAATCTTTACAAGTATTTCCCTTTCGTGGAAAAGGCTTTTGCGCAGGGTTAATAGGTGACGGCGCAACCGAATGGTTTCCGATGGGACAAAGGTTGCAGGGTCGTTAATGAGGTTTTCTTCTGCAGCATCGAGTTCTTCTTCCAGCGATTCAATGGCAACAAACATTTTATCTACTACGTGATCGAGGATGATTTGTAGTAAGTGGGATGGGCCAAGTTTGGCTTGGTTTATCTCCCTTTCAACCAATTTTTCTATTCCGATTAACGGGTTTCTGCCGTTTGAGTTGTATCCGCTAACTGTTATTAGGTAGTTTTTACCAATAATAAAGTCCACCTCATCAACCCAAAGTTCCCTTTCGATGTAGGAGTAGGAGTTAAAGATGATGAAGGTGTTGTTTGGGTATTCCTCAATTTTTGGGACTAGGTTTTCGTCGGTGCAATCCTCAACGGTGAGGGGGTGCAAGTCAAGGGGTTCAATAAGTGTAGTTAGCTCTTCGCGGGTTGGTTTGTAATAGTCTAACCAGTAGAATTCACCGTTTTTGTGGTTTGTGAATACTTCGCTGGCTGTGTTTAGGGTAGTTATTTTTCCTTTTGTGTTTATTGAGTAGAATCGACTTTGGGACATATGGTTGAGTTTAAGATGTTCTGTGGTTAAATACGGTTGCAATATACAAAAGAATGGGGGAAATGAGGTTTGTTTATCTCTGAGGAGGTTGTTGTTGGTTGTGGGGGAAGAGTATCGCAAAATGCGATAGTGGTTGGATGGGTTGGTTTGAATAGACTCACCGCCTAACCCCCTCTCTATTTTGCAATAAATAGTGAGTATTTGAAAATTGATAGGTTTTACTAATTACGAACGGTAGGATAGAGAGGGGAGAAAGATGGTGATTTAGCTAGATTGTTGGTTGCTTGGTTTCCTTCCCTCTTAGGTTCGCCATATTTTCAGGACGCTTGCTGTTTAAACAATGATTTTTGGGAATGGATTAAGGCTGGGAAGGAGGGGAGAGTGAAAGGTGTTTTGTTTTTTAGGGTTTCGTTGTTGGTGGTTGTGGCTTGGGTGTATGGAGAGATTATCGCAAAATGCGATAGTGGTTGGTTGGGTGGGTTGAAAGGACTCACCCCCTAACCCCCTCTCTATCTTGCAATAAATAGTGAGTGTTTGAAAATTGATGGGTTTTACTGTTTACAAACGGTAGGATAGAGAGGGGGGAAAGATGGTGATTTAGCTAGATTGTTGGTTGTTTGGTTCTCTTCCCTCTCAGGCTCGCCATATCTTAAGGCCGCCCGCTGATAAAACAGTGATTTTGGGTGATGGATTAGGGTTGGTACGGAGGGAAGAGTGAAATGTGTTTTGTTTTTGTTTCTTAGGCTTTCGCTTTTGGTGATTGTGGATTTGGGATGCACGATAAGGCTATTGCAAAATGCGATTATTGAGATGCAATGGGGTTTTGTTTTGACGCGGTTGACGATTGTTGTTTCGCAATAGGGTTTTGTGTTGTTGCAATTCACGATTGATTATGTGCAAAGAGGTTTTGTTGTTATTCAAATTGGTTTTGTTGGTCTGCAAAGAGTTTTTGATGTTCTGCAAAGAGTTTTTGATGTTCTGCAAAGTGGTTTTGATTGTCTTCAAAGAGGTTTTGATAACGTGCAATGGTATTTTGATTGACTGCAAAGTGGTTTTGATGGTTTGCAAAGTGGTTTTGATGGTTTGCAAATAGGTTTTGATTGGCTGCAATTGGATTTTGCTCTATTGCATTGGGATTTTGCCTTGTTTCATGCAAATATTACTGCGGTGCTATGGTCTGAAAAGCTGCAGAGCAGCTAAATATTTGTAGTGTGTGATTAATGAAACGAAATCGGAGCTGCAGAGCAGCGAAATATTATTAATCGTTCTAAGATAGATACCATTCAAAATATTATCGGATAACGATGTTTGGTTCTAAAAACATTGTATGATTATCCGTTTTATTAATTGTTTTATTGATGTTTTTAACGGGCTGAAAGACCAATTTAATCTAACCTTTCAGGGCGAATATAAAAATATACGTAATACCCAAGGCTACACTTCGCATGCTATTGATTAAGATAATATGGACTTACAACCCGTTAGGGTATATAAAGGACAACTGTAAAATAATGTTAAAATTTATCTACGAATTGATTTTTGGTATACAATTTGAAATAAGGGTTCTCGCAATTATTAACTTTTTAAATTAAATCGAATGAACATTCTTCAAAAAGTAAAACTTACCATGTACATGGTTGTTAAGGATTTTTTGAGGCTTAATGCAACCATTGTGGAGAACCTACCGAATTACAAGACGAATGCCACCGTACTAGATGGCAATATCCTCAAGATTCAGGGGGCTGCCGAGCTACAGGCGTTTAAAAAAACGGGGATTGCTGATGAGAAAAATCAGCTGCGAGCCTCGTTGATTGCACAAGCGGAAGATTTTTCGCTTAAATTGGTTGCTTATGCTGCCAATGTAGGGAATATGATACTACTTAAGGAGGTAAAGTACACGAAAAGTGAGATGATCCGTGCTGCGGATGCCGATTTGAAAAACATGGCACAGTGCATCTATAACCGTGCTCATGAGAATATTGACGCATTAGCTGCTTATGGGATTGCCGAGAGGATGGTTACCATGTTCCTTAATACGATAAATTCGTTTAACGAGGCAATTCCAACGGTTCGTGAAGGGGCTATGAGTAAGAAGCTTTATACAACGCAGCTGGAGGATTTGTACAAAGAAATGGATGCTGCGCTAAGCAATATTGATAGGATTGTTGAGATAGTTCGGTTATCGCACCCCGATTTTTATAGAGGTTACCAGAATAGCCGATTGGTTATTAAGAGAAGTGGTGGTTCGGTTGCGCTAAAGGGTGTGGTTACGGATGCCTCAAGTCATGAACCTTTAAGGGGTGTAACGCTTATTATTGCCCCAGTTGATGGTAATGGTGCAGCTATTGTAAAGAAAACCGCTGATAAGGGTGGTTTTATGGTTAAATCGTTATCAGAGGGGGTTTATAATGTAACCGTATCGAAGAGTGGCTATAAGGATCAGGTGGTAACTGTAGCTATTACGAATGGGGAGCTGAGCGTTTTGAATGTTGAGATGAATAAGAATTAGAAAAGAAGAGGGTGTCTCGGATTTTGAGATGTCCTCAATGTTATTAGTATAGTGAACCCTGCGAAGGCAGGGTTTTCTATTTGAATATTATATGGCAAGGCTTTAAAAGAATTTCAATAGTTATATGACTTGTACGAATGGAGTTCAATGAAATAACGATTGTTTACTCAATTAATCTTTTCGCTAAAGTAGTGTATTAATTATTTTATCGGATTAAAAATCAAAATTTATTGTCACATATTTCATTATATAGATTTATTTCATTAAATTTGATACAATTAGTATGTTTTAATTGTAAATGTTAATTTAAAATAATTAATAATCTATTTAAGGTGCAACTAATATTAAAATAAAATTTATTATAGTATCAGTATTTTATATGTTTTTTGTAATAAAATATGTGCATTTGATTATTATTAGGTTATTAGTTAATATGAAAAATAGAACTTTATTTAAACAAAAAAAGGCTAAATATTTCTTTAGTAGGATATTAAAATATAGATTACCACTTATCCTTAAAAAATTCATATTACACTATAGTTTTATGAATAAATCACCTCCACTATTTTGTTGTTTGTTAGAGTTAATCATAATATAAACTTAAAATTTTATTATAATGAAACAAATCCTTATTTTTTTATTGATAATTATTTCAAATATAGTGAAATCACAGACACCAGATAACGATCCTCATTTTGTATTAGACACATACGATAACTTCAATTCCCTTAACTCGAGTTTATGGAATAGTGTACCAAATGGAACTTGGGGACTTGAAACTTTTAATGCAAATAATGTCACTGCAACAGGCGGTGTTCTAACCCTTAAATGCGAAAAGATAAATGGTAACTATATTTCAGGAGGAATTGAAACTGTAAATAAAAAAACTTTTTCTTACGGATATTATGAGATTTATAGTCAGATACCCAAGGGTATGGGTTATTGGGGTGGTTTCTGGTTTCATATGGGAAGTAGTACATGTGCAAGACATGAAATTGATGTTTTAGAACCAAATGGTTGTGATTGTTCAATTGGAACTCAATTTCATTGTGGTCTAGGAAATTATAATACATCTTGCTATGGAGGATTTTTAGCTGAAACTGTAACAGGGTTAAATGATTTGACATTGGATTATAACAAATATTCCTTACAATGGACACCAAGTCTAGTTAAAATTTCAGTAAATGATAATTTAGTAAAAGAGTTTTCAGACCCTAAAATTGTATCAGATAACCCTATGTATATGTTTTTGACTTTCCAAATTGATCCGAATTGTACACCAAATAGTTCAACAGTTTTTCCCGCTTTTTGGAAATATAAATCTTTTAAATATTATAAATTAAAAACAGATTGTTCTAATGGTATTGTATCTAGTAATTTTGATTTTATAAATCATGAATACAAAGTACAGAAGTATTATTCATTGAGTAGTTCAACCATTCCAAGTAATTCAAGTATTATTCTTCGAGCTACTGACTATATTGAGTTGGATGAAGATTTTATAGTACCTTATGGAAGCGAATTTACAGCAATCACCCATTGTTTAACATGTCCTCAATAATAATTCTAATAACTTATAAAAATGAAAAAAATAATAAACTTTACCTTGATTTTAGGTATACTTTTTTTTGCCAATACAAACTATACATATTCTCAACTAAAAGTCCTAAGTAATGGAAGTGTTGAAATTAACTCATACGCACTTGATTATGGACGAGCTGTCAGAACTACAGTACATAATCCAAATGCTTGTGCTTACCACTTAACATATAATGGAGTTGATAAATTTTATGTTTCAGCATCAGGTTTTTTATGGTGTTCTCAGGGAGGATATTTTGGCTCTGATTTAAAATTAAAGCAAAACATCAATAAGATAAATTCTCCTTTATCTCTAGTTATGAAATTGAATGGAATCCAATTTGATTATAAAGAGGATAAAGGTGTGAAAAAAGAAAAAGGTCAAAGACTTGGATTTATCGCTCAAGATATTGAAAAGATTTTACCGGGTATTGTAAAAACTATGCCAGATAGTACAAAAGGTATTGCTTATACTGACTTAACGGCTTTGCTTGTTGAAGCTATTAAAGAACAACAGAATCAAATTGACGAACTAAAAAAATTAATAAACATTTCTTATTCTCAAAAACAAATAATTGAAGAATCAAATGAATCTAATGATTTACCGAATCTTAAACAGAATTCACCTAACCCTTTTAATAAGATTACTAAAATAGGCTATTTTTTGCCTGAAACTATTAAAAAAGCATCGCTTTTTATATATGACATGAACGGTAAACAAATTAAAAATATGCCTATATATGAAAGAGGAAATGGATATATTACCATTAATGAATCTGACTTGCAACCTGGCATCTATATTTATTCATTAATTGTAGATGATAAAGAAGTAGATACAAAGAAAATGATTTTGACAAATTAACATTTATAAAAGCAAGCAATTTTAATTATTGCTTGCTTTTATTAGTTTTGTCATAAATACACATTTGAGTTTAACGCTTAATTTATAATTTATTTATTCAAAAATGATTAATAATAAGATTATTACAGTTGTACTTCCTGCATATAATGCATCAAAAACGTTGGAGATCACTTATTCTGAAATTCCATTTGATATTGTAGATAATGTTATACTCGTTGATGATTGTAGTAAAGATAATACACATGAAATTGCTGAAAGGTTAAATATTCAGCATGTTATAATACATGAGGAGAATAAAGGTTATGGTGGAAATCAAAAGACATGTTATAATAAGGCATTAGAATTAAATAGTGATATTGTTATTATGCTTCATCCTGATTACCAATACACACCTAGGTTAATTCATTCTATGGCGTTTTTAATAGCAAACGATTTGTACGATGTTGTTTTTGGATCACGTATTTTAGGTAAAGGAGCATTGAAAGGTGGAATGCCAATTTATAAATATATAGCAAATCGTATTCTTACATTTATTCAGAATCTGTTAATGAATCAAAAACTATCTGAATACCATACGGGTTATAGAGCGTTTTCACGCAAAGTTTTAGAATCTATAAATTATCAAAATAATTCTGATGATTTTATTTTTGATAATGAAATAATTGCTCAAATATTTTTTCAAGGCTATGATATTGCAGAAATTACATGTCCAACAAAATATTCTGAGGGCTCATCATCAATTAACTTATCTCGGAGTATTAAATATGGATTTGGTGTTCTTCGTGTATCTTTCTTGTATTTTTTTCAGAAAAAGAAGTTGTTTAAAATTAAACTATTTACATCCAAATGATTTTTCAGTAATTGGAAGTCAATTCTTAAACCTTTGATAAAAACATTTTTAAATATATTGAAATCATAATGTTTACAAAATATAAAAAATGAATAATTACAAATTCAAATGGTATAAAGAAAGCAACATTTTTTACTTTGTTTTTATTGTAAATCTTATTTTAATCTTTACTGTAAGGTTTTATCCATCAATTGATGGGCCTTCGCATTTATATAATGCGAATATTATAAGTCACTTAGTAAGTGGCAATAATACTCCTTTGAATGATTTTTATATTCTTAATAAAATTCCTACTCCAAATTGGTTAAGCCATTTTTTGTTGTCATTATTTATATTTGTTTTCCCTGCATGGTTGGCCGAGAAGTTATTGCTGATTATCTATTTAACAGGATTAGTTTTTTCATTTCGATTACTAATTAAAGAATTAAGCCCTGATAATGTTGGTTTGAGTATATTTATTTTTCCATTTGCATATTCGTTTTTATTTTATTTGGGTTTTTATAACTATTGTTTATCCTTTATACTCCTGTTTTTTTCACTTTACTATTGGTTAGGAACCAGAGATAAAAAAGGCTATAGAAAGCATATTGTTATGTTTTTACTGCTAACAATAACATATTTTTCTAATATCCTAACATATGCGTTTACAGGCTTTTGTTTAGGTTTATTTATTGTTGCATTTTCAATATCAAACTATTTAAAGAACCAAGATAAGTGGTTTGTAATTAAGTCAACTTTTAAAGAGTTACTATTTTTATTTATATCTGCTATACCAAGTTTGATATTATTTATAATTTTTTATAGTAATATAACTTTTTCCTCGTCAGATCACAAATATACAACAGATGACCTTTTCAATTGGATAGATGTTGTAAGACCTTTGATTATTTACGATGGGAGCGAAG from the Bacteroidales bacterium genome contains:
- a CDS encoding zf-HC2 domain-containing protein; the protein is MSCKDYQKQIILLLDGKLHQELANELNNHLNGCKGCREALDKLSNAYNLIELEKSEFKCNPFLSAKILAKIDNKRVSNSNAGASLRYLTIVSLAAAGIALGILIGTLYNKNSYTELSSTIQTWDQQLADEYMPEVENNPYKLVTITNESPIKP
- a CDS encoding magnesium transporter CorA family protein — translated: MSQSRFYSINTKGKITTLNTASEVFTNHKNGEFYWLDYYKPTREELTTLIEPLDLHPLTVEDCTDENLVPKIEEYPNNTFIIFNSYSYIERELWVDEVDFIIGKNYLITVSGYNSNGRNPLIGIEKLVEREINQAKLGPSHLLQIILDHVVDKMFVAIESLEEELDAAEENLINDPATFVPSETIRLRRHLLTLRKSLFHEREILVKICRKDCPFISDSAIYHFRDIYDHLSKFFELTETYREIVSSLLEMNVSMMNNRLTKSANQTNLSVRRLTLISTIFMPLTLLAGIGGMSEWSMMTNPENWRLSYPFFLLGMIIIGALNYMFIKWLERRDKARY
- a CDS encoding ParA family protein: MAKIFSILNNKGGTGKTTTVLNLGTALAKKKKRVLLIDLDSQCNLTSALGLWGAENTICDLFLGKCSVNQSVKQHEEIFLLPASDKLLEAEFLISSEPGREYILKEKLEKILDEYDYILIDCPPSLGTLSINSLVAADYFIVPMQAENFAFIGLDRIMSVSEKIQKRMNPSLQLAGILFVKLATRTKFSQAVITNLTINEHFKDKLFSTYIRQDISLMESGAFKQSIFEYAPKSRGAEDYMDFANELINKYGKK
- a CDS encoding Spy/CpxP family protein refolding chaperone, which encodes MKKTVVTKSLLVLLVSVLITSFSLNSYAQRGPREFRDSARIDHRIPNLTADQKTKIETLRTKHLKEVTPLRNELDEKRAHLKTLESMEKVDRDAINKTIDEITTLQGKIVKMKVNHRLDVASLLTDEQKVFFNSHREMRGKGGHMRHPGMERMERDHEMMQEMHK
- a CDS encoding sigma-70 family RNA polymerase sigma factor produces the protein MSDQELILQITQHNDHNAFALLVDKYQKLVVNTCRGFVNNYADAEDLTQEVFIELFESLPEFRHESKLSTWIYRIAVNKSLNHIRKKKRENIFSSFASIFESSDKPQNLEIADQGISDEADRKINTTELHKTLKTAINKLPKNQKIAFILSKYQDLSYKEIAEVMDLSISSVESLLFRAKVNLQELLSNYYKK
- a CDS encoding periplasmic heavy metal sensor, translating into MNFFSKTKFLVAVIIVQSAIILAIVGTMGYHFFRFEREYRERPRENNQMGRYVAKQLQLTPEQIIQFDSLRHNFHKESDRLMHESRVISKNIMDEITSEKPDIDKLKDLATKFGKLQEEQKHVMIDHLLEIRSKCNTSQQMNFKKLVQRMERHERNERERNRNREGRRRE
- a CDS encoding DUF4263 domain-containing protein, whose protein sequence is MSLIIYKEGDKILLEYSPDNGTDWIDEDFDKDEEISIKRTFSLSKENLVQTEENLSDNDNKQFIIGNAEGDYYKIYKEILMTDNDVLFHINCSITTKYFIVNKNVSILSKFEKLAKQQIVIGGELENAIPEPEFKRVINSFPTNTELNYYADSRITNVISQYLNGVKDSGKAFEKYLEKRNKIANTSTIPSIKSYELDKYTFILETLKEMLKNSDSYSESDWQTQILEIILILYPKYIRCFSNVMIKDFYTKIEQTTNRYIDLMLVDSNGNVDVIEIKKPFDNCVITSNTYRDNYTPLKELSGTIMQVEKYLFHLNKWGVKGERELSTKYESELPNNLKIQITNPKGIVILGRDNNLHKRQLFDLEIIKRKYANVMDIITYDDLIKRLENTLEKFK